A genomic window from Thermoanaerobacterales bacterium includes:
- a CDS encoding competence/damage-inducible protein A, which produces MQAEAIFTGSELLLGYVVNTHAHFLGLELAKMGIEMTLHTAVGDDWDRMYTVIKQALERSDLIITTGGLGPTTDDITKEVVAEALGVPMVMDEASLAEMRAFFDKRGRPMPALFARQACFPAGSRILPNHKGTAPGALIEHQGRIIVILPGPPRELRHMFKTSVEPYLTGIPGRGKVLVTTTLKLTGIAEYAVQELLKGIAGQGDPGLGYLAKPGETHVRISARHVDQAEAERLVAQLKEKVVSLVGDHVFAVDDEVPERIVGALLKEQGLTVAAAESCTAGLVAGRLANVPGSSEYLLGGLVTYTNEMKENLLGVPAETLARYGAVSEETAVAMVHGVRRVTGADFGVGVTGIAGPGGGSADKPVGLVYIAVGGAEQVVCRRFYFPGDRFAVRQGAVNASLQILRTLLEERARGNAGAV; this is translated from the coding sequence ATGCAGGCTGAGGCGATCTTCACGGGCAGCGAGTTGCTGCTCGGTTACGTTGTGAATACGCACGCCCATTTTCTTGGCCTGGAATTGGCCAAAATGGGGATTGAGATGACCCTGCATACTGCCGTCGGCGACGACTGGGACCGGATGTATACGGTTATCAAACAGGCGCTGGAACGCTCGGATTTGATCATCACCACCGGCGGCCTGGGCCCGACGACCGATGATATCACCAAAGAAGTGGTGGCGGAGGCGCTCGGGGTGCCGATGGTGATGGACGAGGCCTCTCTGGCCGAGATGCGCGCCTTCTTTGATAAGCGGGGCCGGCCGATGCCGGCGCTTTTTGCGCGCCAGGCCTGCTTCCCGGCGGGTTCGCGCATTCTTCCCAACCACAAAGGGACAGCGCCGGGAGCCCTGATTGAGCACCAGGGCCGGATCATTGTCATCCTGCCCGGCCCGCCGCGCGAACTCAGGCATATGTTTAAGACCAGTGTCGAGCCCTATCTGACCGGCATACCGGGCCGGGGCAAAGTCCTGGTCACGACCACGCTTAAGCTTACGGGCATTGCGGAGTATGCTGTGCAGGAACTGCTGAAAGGCATTGCCGGGCAGGGCGACCCGGGTTTGGGATATCTGGCGAAACCCGGGGAAACCCACGTACGGATCTCGGCGCGGCACGTCGACCAGGCGGAAGCCGAACGGCTGGTCGCACAGCTGAAGGAAAAGGTTGTATCCCTGGTGGGGGACCATGTTTTCGCCGTGGACGATGAAGTGCCCGAACGGATCGTCGGGGCGCTCCTTAAGGAACAGGGTTTGACGGTGGCCGCCGCCGAGTCCTGCACCGCCGGGCTTGTCGCCGGCCGTCTGGCCAATGTCCCGGGGAGTTCGGAGTATTTACTGGGCGGCCTCGTCACCTACACGAATGAAATGAAAGAGAATCTCCTGGGTGTGCCGGCGGAAACCCTGGCGCGCTACGGGGCGGTCAGCGAGGAAACCGCGGTCGCCATGGTTCACGGGGTGCGGCGCGTGACCGGTGCGGACTTCGGCGTCGGCGTTACCGGGATCGCCGGGCCGGGCGGGGGCTCCGCCGACAAGCCGGTGGGGCTGGTCTATATTGCCGTGGGCGGGGCGGAGCAGGTGGTTTGCCGCCGTTTCTATTTCCCCGGGGACCGTTTCGCCGTGCGCCAGGGTGCGGTCAACGCCTCGCTGCAAATCCTGCGCACCTTGCTTGAGGAACGGGCAAGGGGGAACGCTGGGGCCGTGTAG
- a CDS encoding DNA translocase FtsK codes for MISPVSVYGQPKREVRYEILGLVLAALAALAFLSLYAGAGAVGNIVARACRALAGEGAALIPLLLGYWGFTLIKDRHPVRFVPRLYGGLLCLGVILATVQMALLPEDEDFSLVAQTGLAGDGGGVLGAVLGWVLYRCFGYAGSVVVLVSAGLVGITLFTELPLMVSIKGLWQRLWRGTLRAGSAVGRFVCPEVKDEEPGSAPVIIDAGTRQDGDAGAPEAPAPAETRAETRVSQADRRQSQQISLGEVTTYQLPPLSLLVRPRVKAPKPSKDIAENIRVLEETLESFGVRAKVLQVSRGPAITRYEVQPAAGVKVSRIVSLSDDIALSMAAPGVRIEAPIPGKAAVGIEVPNREVTMVHLRDLLESKEFVQSPSRLTVALGKDIAGTPVIADLALMPHLLIAGATGAGKSVCLNTIIASVLFKSQPDEIKLLMIDPKMVELTTYNGIPHLISPVVTDPKKAAVSLKWLVREMERRYELFAATGVRDITRYNSVFKTHDLREGDPAHLPLIVVVIDELADLMMVAPNDVEDAICRLAQMARAAGIHLVVATQRPSVDVITGLIKANIPSRISFAVSSQTDSRTILDIGGAEKLLGKGDMLFLPVGASKPVRVQGAFLSDRDVEALVGFLKKQAMPDYDEEIFEATPEEEERFEEDELFPKAVEIVVRSGLASISLLQRRLHIGYSRAARLIDMMERRGIVGGFEGSKPRTVLMSPEQYNLTFAQRKKKA; via the coding sequence GTGATTTCCCCCGTGAGCGTTTACGGCCAGCCCAAGCGCGAAGTGCGGTACGAGATCCTGGGCCTTGTCCTGGCAGCCCTGGCGGCGCTTGCCTTCCTGAGCCTTTACGCCGGGGCAGGGGCGGTGGGCAACATCGTGGCCCGCGCCTGCCGTGCCCTCGCCGGGGAAGGCGCCGCCCTGATCCCTCTGCTTCTCGGGTACTGGGGTTTTACCCTTATCAAGGACCGTCACCCGGTCCGTTTCGTCCCGCGGCTGTATGGCGGGCTCCTTTGCCTGGGGGTGATTCTGGCGACGGTCCAGATGGCCCTTCTCCCCGAGGACGAGGACTTCTCCCTTGTGGCGCAGACCGGACTCGCCGGTGACGGGGGGGGGGTCCTGGGGGCCGTGCTGGGCTGGGTGCTCTATCGCTGCTTCGGCTACGCCGGAAGCGTGGTGGTCCTGGTGTCGGCCGGGTTGGTCGGTATAACGTTGTTCACCGAACTCCCGCTTATGGTGTCTATCAAGGGGTTGTGGCAGCGCCTATGGCGCGGCACCCTGCGCGCCGGCAGTGCCGTGGGCCGATTCGTCTGCCCGGAGGTCAAGGACGAAGAGCCCGGATCGGCCCCGGTGATCATTGACGCTGGTACGCGGCAGGATGGCGACGCCGGCGCCCCCGAGGCGCCGGCCCCGGCGGAAACGCGGGCGGAAACGCGGGTATCGCAGGCCGACAGGCGTCAATCCCAGCAGATCTCATTGGGCGAAGTAACCACCTACCAACTGCCGCCGCTAAGCCTGCTTGTGCGGCCGAGGGTCAAGGCCCCGAAGCCGTCGAAAGACATCGCCGAAAACATCCGCGTTCTTGAGGAAACCCTGGAGAGCTTCGGCGTCCGGGCCAAGGTCCTGCAGGTCTCCCGCGGTCCGGCCATCACACGCTACGAGGTGCAGCCGGCGGCGGGGGTCAAGGTGAGCCGGATTGTCAGCCTGTCCGACGACATCGCCCTTTCGATGGCCGCCCCGGGAGTCAGGATCGAGGCTCCTATCCCGGGCAAGGCCGCTGTGGGCATCGAGGTGCCGAACCGCGAAGTAACGATGGTTCACCTGCGCGACCTCCTGGAATCCAAGGAGTTCGTCCAGTCTCCCTCGCGCCTGACCGTCGCCCTGGGGAAGGACATCGCCGGGACGCCCGTGATCGCCGACCTGGCCCTTATGCCGCACCTCCTCATCGCCGGGGCCACCGGGGCGGGGAAAAGCGTCTGTCTGAATACCATTATCGCCAGCGTTCTCTTCAAGAGCCAGCCGGACGAGATCAAGCTGTTGATGATTGACCCGAAGATGGTTGAACTCACCACTTACAACGGTATCCCCCACCTGATCTCGCCGGTGGTGACCGATCCGAAGAAGGCTGCCGTTTCTCTGAAGTGGCTGGTGCGGGAGATGGAGCGGCGCTACGAGCTTTTCGCCGCGACCGGGGTACGTGACATCACCCGTTATAACAGCGTGTTTAAAACCCACGACCTGCGAGAGGGCGACCCGGCACACCTGCCCTTGATCGTCGTCGTCATCGACGAGTTGGCCGACCTTATGATGGTGGCGCCTAACGACGTCGAGGACGCCATCTGCCGTCTGGCTCAGATGGCCCGTGCCGCCGGCATCCACCTCGTGGTGGCCACGCAGCGGCCGTCGGTCGACGTCATTACCGGGCTGATCAAGGCCAATATCCCTTCGCGCATCTCTTTCGCCGTATCATCCCAGACCGACTCGCGGACCATCCTGGACATCGGCGGAGCCGAGAAGCTGCTGGGGAAGGGCGACATGCTCTTTTTGCCCGTGGGGGCTTCAAAGCCGGTCCGGGTGCAGGGCGCGTTCCTGTCCGACAGGGACGTGGAGGCGCTGGTCGGCTTCCTGAAGAAGCAGGCTATGCCGGACTACGACGAGGAGATCTTTGAAGCCACCCCGGAAGAGGAGGAACGGTTCGAAGAAGACGAGCTTTTCCCAAAGGCCGTCGAGATTGTCGTGCGGAGCGGTTTGGCATCCATCTCCCTTCTCCAGCGCCGGCTGCATATCGGGTACTCCCGTGCGGCGCGCCTTATCGACATGATGGAACGGCGGGGCATCGTCGGGGGTTTCGAGGGTTCAAAGCCACGGACGGTTCTGATGAGCCCGGAACAGTACAACCTCACCTTCGCCCAGCGGAAAAAGAAAGCCTGA
- the rimO gene encoding 30S ribosomal protein S12 methylthiotransferase RimO, with protein sequence MPRVYAVSLGCDKNRVDTEVMLGLLTGAGYRTAPHPEEADVILVNTCGFIATAQEEAVQTILEMARYRNDGRPLIVAGCLAQRYTKELRREIPEIDALVGTGSVGEIVEIVRRVAAGERGLVAVGSPGFLAPEDAPRVVTTPPHTAFLKIAEGCSNACAYCVIPRLRGAFRSRQPRALLREAAALARGGVRELILVAQDTTRYGSDLDPGRDLAWLLRRLAGIDGLQWLRLLYCYPNGITPALVETLATEPKVCRYLDIPMQHASDAVLARMGRATRRQGLERLVEALRRDVPGITLRSTFMVGFPGETEADFEELLDFLEAMRLERAGFFAYSREEGTRAAAMADQVAEDIKRERLYRVQETQLKIMRIAAAARVGTVTTVLTDARRGPFHRGRTEGDAPGIDGRVYFGGEPWAEPGEFVRVRVVRLAGTDLVGWRIAP encoded by the coding sequence ATGCCGCGGGTTTACGCCGTCAGCCTTGGTTGTGACAAGAACCGGGTGGACACGGAGGTTATGCTCGGTCTCCTCACCGGTGCGGGATACAGGACCGCCCCGCACCCCGAGGAGGCCGATGTCATTTTAGTCAACACCTGCGGGTTTATCGCCACCGCGCAGGAGGAAGCGGTGCAGACCATCCTGGAGATGGCCCGCTACCGTAACGACGGCCGCCCGCTGATTGTCGCCGGTTGCCTGGCGCAGCGCTATACAAAGGAACTACGGCGGGAGATACCGGAGATTGACGCCCTGGTAGGCACGGGGAGCGTCGGCGAGATCGTGGAGATCGTGCGCAGGGTGGCGGCGGGGGAAAGAGGGCTCGTCGCGGTGGGATCGCCCGGGTTTTTGGCGCCTGAGGATGCCCCGCGGGTCGTGACCACGCCGCCCCACACCGCGTTTCTGAAGATCGCCGAGGGTTGCAGCAACGCCTGCGCCTATTGCGTCATTCCCCGCCTGCGCGGTGCGTTTCGCAGCCGTCAACCCCGGGCCCTGCTGAGGGAGGCGGCCGCCCTGGCCCGCGGCGGGGTGCGTGAATTGATCCTGGTGGCCCAGGACACGACACGCTACGGCAGTGATCTCGACCCGGGACGGGACCTGGCGTGGCTCTTGCGCCGCCTGGCCGGCATCGATGGACTGCAGTGGTTGCGGCTGCTCTACTGTTATCCCAACGGCATTACCCCGGCCCTGGTCGAGACGCTGGCCACCGAGCCGAAGGTGTGCCGCTATCTTGACATCCCTATGCAACATGCCAGTGACGCCGTCCTTGCCCGTATGGGCCGGGCTACGCGCCGGCAGGGCCTGGAACGGCTGGTCGAGGCCTTGCGCCGTGACGTTCCCGGCATCACCCTGCGTTCAACATTTATGGTAGGGTTTCCGGGCGAAACCGAGGCCGACTTCGAGGAGTTGTTGGATTTCCTCGAAGCGATGCGTCTGGAGAGGGCGGGGTTCTTCGCCTACTCGCGCGAGGAAGGAACCCGAGCCGCAGCTATGGCGGACCAGGTAGCGGAGGATATTAAGCGGGAGCGCCTCTACCGTGTGCAGGAGACACAGCTGAAGATCATGCGCATTGCGGCGGCCGCCCGCGTAGGGACCGTCACCACCGTGCTTACCGACGCGCGCCGGGGCCCTTTCCACCGAGGGCGGACCGAGGGTGACGCGCCCGGAATCGACGGGCGCGTGTACTTCGGGGGCGAGCCCTGGGCCGAGCCCGGCGAGTTCGTACGCGTGCGGGTTGTTCGCCTGGCGGGGACCGACCTGGTCGGGTGGAGGATCGCACCATGA
- a CDS encoding DUF4115 domain-containing protein, translated as MAIGEVLREAREARGLSLEAVEDATKIQRKYIKALESEEFSVLPGRVYAKAFLRTYAKYLGLDSESLVAEFNQRFPGDERQDTDEEPAGSEPAGRRSPAYTKYLVVLLVIAALVGFNALYRFGSVDRGEPNLPGSPPAADEQRPPEDVAPVEPPVREGLDLVLRVDGSPSWMRVIVDGQVSFEGTVQPGKSLTFTGKDSISLRVGNAGAVRATLNGEDLGVLGEPWDVVTRDFPGA; from the coding sequence ATGGCCATCGGTGAGGTGCTCAGGGAGGCCCGCGAGGCTCGGGGACTATCCCTGGAGGCGGTGGAAGACGCCACCAAGATCCAGAGGAAGTACATCAAGGCTCTGGAATCGGAGGAGTTTTCCGTGCTCCCGGGACGGGTGTATGCCAAGGCCTTTCTGCGCACCTATGCCAAGTACCTGGGGCTGGACAGCGAGTCCCTGGTAGCGGAATTCAACCAGCGGTTTCCCGGGGACGAGAGACAGGACACCGACGAGGAACCCGCCGGAAGCGAGCCTGCCGGCCGGCGGTCCCCGGCCTACACGAAATACCTTGTGGTCCTGCTGGTCATCGCCGCCCTGGTGGGATTTAACGCTCTCTACCGCTTTGGCTCCGTTGACCGCGGGGAACCGAATCTGCCCGGGTCACCCCCGGCGGCCGACGAGCAAAGGCCGCCCGAGGATGTCGCCCCCGTGGAACCTCCCGTAAGGGAGGGCCTGGACCTGGTGCTCAGGGTTGACGGGAGTCCCAGCTGGATGCGGGTGATCGTCGACGGCCAGGTCTCCTTTGAAGGTACGGTGCAGCCCGGCAAGTCCCTGACCTTTACCGGCAAAGATTCTATCTCCCTCCGCGTCGGCAACGCCGGGGCGGTTCGGGCGACCCTGAACGGGGAGGACCTGGGTGTCCTGGGTGAGCCGTGGGATGTGGTGACACGTGATTTTCCGGGGGCTTGA
- a CDS encoding AAA family ATPase, with translation MLKEVSVGFGLAALIFLLGNGYNVGPLILLGALAFGLYWMAQSRGMVKTFHRVSTESQVQVSFADIGGQGNAIKELQEALDFIKNQVEIRRLGIRPLKGILLTGPPGTGKTLMARAAANYTEAVFVSASGSEFIEMYAGVGAQRVRKLFQTARETAMRQGKKHALVFIDEIEVLGGKRGQVTSHLEYDQTLNQLLTEMDGIKVDEEVQVLVVAATNRADMLDPALLRPGRFDRQVRVELPDREGRREIIRLHTRNKPLAADVDLDVLAKETFGFSGAHLESLANEAAILAMREGKKEISQRHFHEAVDKVIMGGKLERRPSPEEMRRVAVHETGHALLSEMVRPGSVSTLTVTPRGQALGYMRQTSEDDRYLYTQGYLEDQIAVTLAGAVAEEIVLGCRSTGASNDFEQALQAAEMLVRGGMSELGIVDVQTLPREAKHKAVSGILKAQEERVREYLTGIRECIEAIVERLLAQEKLTGDEFRSLLPKRAA, from the coding sequence ATGCTCAAAGAGGTTAGTGTCGGCTTCGGGCTGGCAGCCCTGATCTTCCTCTTGGGCAACGGCTATAACGTCGGCCCCCTGATCCTCCTGGGTGCGCTGGCCTTCGGGCTTTACTGGATGGCTCAGTCGCGCGGGATGGTAAAGACCTTCCACCGGGTTTCCACCGAAAGCCAGGTCCAGGTCTCTTTCGCCGATATCGGCGGCCAGGGGAACGCGATCAAGGAGTTGCAGGAAGCCCTGGATTTCATTAAGAACCAGGTGGAAATCCGGCGGCTGGGTATACGGCCGCTCAAGGGTATCCTGCTTACCGGCCCGCCCGGCACCGGGAAGACCTTGATGGCGCGGGCGGCGGCGAACTATACCGAAGCCGTGTTCGTCTCGGCGAGCGGCTCGGAGTTTATTGAAATGTACGCCGGCGTCGGCGCGCAAAGGGTGCGCAAGCTTTTCCAGACCGCCCGGGAGACGGCGATGCGACAGGGCAAGAAGCATGCCCTGGTCTTCATCGACGAGATCGAGGTTTTGGGCGGCAAACGCGGCCAGGTTACGAGTCACCTGGAGTATGATCAGACCCTGAACCAGCTCCTGACCGAGATGGACGGGATCAAGGTCGACGAGGAGGTCCAGGTGCTCGTGGTAGCCGCCACGAACCGGGCGGACATGCTGGACCCGGCGCTCCTCCGTCCGGGGCGCTTCGACCGCCAGGTGCGGGTGGAACTGCCCGACCGTGAGGGGCGGCGCGAAATCATCCGCCTGCATACGAGGAACAAACCGCTGGCGGCCGACGTGGACCTGGATGTCCTGGCCAAGGAGACCTTCGGTTTCTCCGGGGCGCACCTGGAGAGCCTGGCCAACGAGGCCGCCATCCTGGCGATGCGCGAGGGAAAGAAGGAGATCAGCCAGCGTCACTTCCATGAAGCCGTGGATAAGGTGATTATGGGAGGCAAGTTGGAGCGTCGCCCCTCGCCCGAAGAGATGCGCCGGGTGGCCGTGCACGAGACGGGCCACGCCCTGTTGAGCGAAATGGTACGGCCCGGTTCGGTCTCGACCCTGACCGTAACCCCGCGGGGCCAGGCCCTGGGCTATATGCGCCAGACCTCGGAGGATGACCGCTACCTGTACACCCAGGGCTACCTGGAGGATCAGATCGCGGTCACGCTCGCCGGAGCCGTAGCGGAGGAGATCGTGCTCGGGTGCCGCAGCACCGGCGCCTCCAACGACTTCGAGCAGGCCTTGCAGGCGGCGGAAATGTTGGTCCGGGGAGGTATGTCGGAACTCGGCATCGTGGATGTGCAGACGCTGCCGCGGGAGGCGAAACACAAGGCGGTGTCCGGCATCCTGAAAGCGCAGGAGGAGCGTGTTCGCGAATATCTCACGGGGATCCGTGAGTGCATCGAGGCCATCGTCGAACGGCTGTTGGCCCAGGAGAAACTGACCGGTGATGAGTTCCGGTCCCTTCTCCCCAAGCGGGCCGCATGA